A window of Deinococcota bacterium contains these coding sequences:
- a CDS encoding TRAP transporter fused permease subunit: MNERERKIEAAYVAEASEEPSLLEKVLQGGDWGGAARLVALLVSLFAIAFSLFHIYTAGYGILGSSWLHRAMHVAGVLILVFTLKPARGKRFHPLLDGLPLLLAVVVAGYMITQSLDIQMREGRTALPDRVVGSALILLIVEATRRTCGWPIALLTSVFIGYIFAGPHLPGLLGHPGFSYNRTISQMFNSTNGIFSAPIYVSSTVLVLFIIFGALLTRSGLGSAIVNLALALLGKRTGGPALAAVGASAAMGSITGNGAANVAITGAFTIPLMKRLGYPAQFAAATEAAASQGGQILPPIMGAAAFIIAEYTGVPYVRIIGHALGPALLYFAVVGVMVYLQARKMGMSGLPEGMLPKFGRIIRTAWFQFIPLGIIVYLIIQGFSPMMAGYWGIISTVVI, encoded by the coding sequence GTGAATGAGCGGGAGCGCAAGATCGAGGCGGCCTATGTTGCCGAAGCCAGCGAAGAACCGAGCCTCCTCGAGAAGGTGCTCCAGGGGGGAGACTGGGGAGGCGCGGCGAGACTGGTCGCGCTCCTCGTCTCTCTTTTCGCCATCGCCTTTTCGCTCTTTCACATCTACACCGCCGGCTACGGCATCTTGGGCTCGTCGTGGCTGCACCGGGCCATGCACGTGGCCGGGGTGCTCATTTTGGTCTTTACGCTCAAGCCCGCGCGGGGCAAGCGCTTTCACCCCCTGCTGGACGGCCTGCCGCTGCTTTTGGCGGTCGTCGTAGCCGGCTACATGATCACCCAGAGCCTCGACATCCAGATGCGCGAGGGACGGACCGCGCTACCGGACAGGGTCGTCGGCAGCGCGCTCATCCTCCTCATCGTCGAGGCCACCCGCCGGACCTGCGGCTGGCCCATAGCGCTACTCACCTCGGTGTTCATCGGCTACATCTTCGCCGGACCTCATCTGCCGGGGCTCCTGGGGCATCCCGGTTTCAGCTATAACCGCACCATCAGCCAGATGTTCAACAGCACCAACGGCATCTTCTCGGCGCCCATCTACGTTAGCTCGACCGTCTTGGTGCTCTTTATCATCTTCGGCGCGCTGCTCACCCGCTCCGGCCTGGGCTCGGCCATCGTCAACCTGGCGCTCGCCCTCTTGGGCAAGCGCACCGGCGGGCCGGCCTTAGCCGCCGTCGGCGCCAGCGCCGCCATGGGCTCGATCACCGGCAACGGGGCCGCCAACGTAGCCATCACCGGCGCCTTTACCATCCCGCTCATGAAGCGCCTCGGCTACCCCGCACAGTTTGCCGCGGCCACGGAGGCGGCGGCCTCTCAGGGAGGTCAGATCCTGCCGCCCATCATGGGCGCGGCGGCTTTTATCATCGCCGAATACACCGGCGTGCCCTACGTGCGCATTATCGGCCACGCGCTCGGGCCGGCCCTTCTCTACTTCGCGGTGGTCGGCGTCATGGTCTACCTGCAGGCGCGCAAGATGGGCATGAGCGGTCTGCCCGAAGGCATGCTGCCCAAGTTCGGGCGGATTATCCGCACGGCCTGGTTCCAGTTTATCCCCCTGGGCATCATCGTCTATCTCATCATCCAGGGCTTCAGCCCGATGATGGCCGGCTACTGGGGCATCATCAGCACGGTCGTCATC